A stretch of Manis javanica isolate MJ-LG chromosome 1, MJ_LKY, whole genome shotgun sequence DNA encodes these proteins:
- the ODC1 gene encoding ornithine decarboxylase — protein sequence MNNFSNEEFDCHFLDEGFTAKDILDQKINEVSSSDDKDAFYVADLGDILKKHLRWLKALPRVTPFYAVKCNDSRTIVKTLAAIGTGFDCASKTEIQLVQSLGVPPERIIYANPCKQVSQIKYAANNGVQMMTFDSEVELMKVARAHPKAKLVLRIATDDSKAVCRLSVKFGATLKTSRLLLERARELNIDVIGVSFHVGSGCTDPETFVQAISDARCVFDMGAEVGFSMYLLDIGGGFPGSEDVKLKFEEITSVINPALDKYFPSDSGVRIIAEPGRYYVASAFTLAVNIIAKKLVLKEQTGSDDEDESSEHTFMYYVNDGVYGSFNCILYDHAHVKPLLQKRPKPDEKYYSSSIWGPTCDGLDRIVERCDLPEMHVGDWMLFENMGAYTVAAASTFNGFQRPTIYYVMSGPTWQLMQQIQNHDFPPEVEEQDVGTLPVSCAWESGMKRHPAACASASINV from the exons ATGAACAACTTTAGTAATGAAGAGTTTGACTGCCATTTCCTTGATGAAGGCTTTACTGCCAAGGACATTCTGGAccaaaaaattaatgaagtttcttcctct GATGATAAGGATGCCTTCTATGTTGCGGACCTGGGAGACATTCTAAAGAAGCATCTGAGATGGTTAAAAGCTCTTCCTCGGGTCACCCCCTTTTATGCAGTCAAATGCAATGATAGCAGAACCATAGTGAAGACTCTAGCTGCCATCGGGACAGGATTCGACTGTGCCAGCAAG ACTGAAATACAATTGGTGCAGAGTCTCGGGGTGCCTCCGGAGAGGATTATCTATGCAAATCCTTGTAAACAAGTATCTCAGATTAAATATGCTGCCAATAATGGAGTCCAGATGATGACTTTTGATAGTGAAGTTGAGCTGATGAAAGTTGCCAGGGCACATCCAAAGGCAAA GTTGGTTTTGCGGATTGCCACTGATGATTCCAAAGCAGTCTGTCGCCTCAGTGTTAAATTTGGTGCCACACTCAAAACAAGCAGGCTGCTTCTAGAACGGGCAAGAGAGCTGAATATCGATGTCATTGGTGTCAG CTTCCATGTGGGAAGTGGCTGTACTGATCCCGAGACCTTCGTGCAGGCCATCTCTGATGCCCGTTGTGTCTTTGACATGGGA GCTGAGGTTGGTTTCAGCATGTATCTACTTGATATTGGTGGTGGCTTCCCTGGATCTGAGGATGTAAAGCTTAAGTTTGAAGAG ATCACCAGTGTAATCAACCCCGCACTGGACAAGTATTTTCCGTCAGACTCAGGAGTGAGAATCATAGCTGAGCCAGGCAGATACTATGTTGCATCAGCTTTCACACTCGCAGTTAATATCATTGCCAAAAAACTTGTATTAAAGGAACAGACAGGCTCTGATG ATGAAGATGAATCCAGTGAACACACCTTTATGTATTATGTGAATGATGGAGTATATGGATCATTTAATTGCATCCTTTATGATCATGCACACGTGAAGCCCCTTCTGCAGAAG AGACCCAAACCAGATGAGAAGTATTACTCATCCAGCATATGGGGACCGACCTGTGATGGTCTCGATCGCATCGTTGAGCGCTGCGATTTGCCGGAGATGCACGTGGGTGACTGGATGCTCTTTGAAAACATGGGTGCTTACACTGTGGCTGCTGCTTCCACTTTCAACGGCTTCCAGAGGCCAACGATCTACTACGTGATGTCAGGGCCGACATG GCAACTGATGCAGCAAATCCAGAACCACGACTTCCCACCCGAAGTAGAGGAGCAGGATGTCGGCACGCTGCCTGTGTCCTGTGCTTGGGAGAGCGGGATGAAGCGTCACCCGGCGGCCTGTGCTTCTGCCAGCATTAATGTGTAG